One Solea solea chromosome 5, fSolSol10.1, whole genome shotgun sequence genomic window carries:
- the LOC131459958 gene encoding polycomb protein SCMH1-like isoform X5, with protein MGRTPHRDQKEEKKERRSSITAGSALDKSNEPFSWEDYLRETSSTAASPTCFKQARIPPSNDFKAGMKLEARDPRNSNSVCIATVMGMMGTRLRLRLDGSDNTNDFWRLVDSSDIQPIGTCERTGDMLQPPLGFRMNASSWPMFLLRTLSGAEMAPASAFKKEPSSPAKNYFQPGMKLEAVDRKNPYLICPATVGEVRGQEIFVMFDGWRGAFDYWCPFDSRDIFPVGWCTLTKHSLQPPGNFFTLPGALLAPVSATSASLTTRRSSSNSSSSMQTSYRLPNPLPPLPVRKGVRGRRPKSQTIALLKAAAEAAAAEAAAAAAAAASVNGASQSPARTSTEVQLAPRPYKKRGPKPKNKKKPRVAQSLGSASVVAAPPPETRLSSSHVSGDNNSSSSSSNVVCTVCVYVNKHGDYGPNLDRKLVQQLPDHFGPAPVNAVLQQAVQACVDCTYQPSVLLSFLQSQSHTEGEVIRVRSEHGIRYVKLPSASSASSVLRFLENMCQHLESDSLFSSQPFSPYNNNIRFYNKTKSEPPSHTENGLSKDDSVKDSAPSSRSIHSASDYRTAKKERPYFPGHTGHTHTSLLPPPPPPPPQPIRRVSSNPASSTTGPDHVKQDKEASGNNAASWSVDDVIRFVQEADPHTLGPHVDLFRKHEIDGKALMLLRSDVIMKYMGLKLGPALKLCHHIEKLKQTKQ; from the exons ATGGGTCGAACTCCACACAGAG AtcaaaaagaggagaagaaggagagacgGAGCAGCATCACAGCGGGCTCTGCCCTCGACAAATCCAACG aaCCGTTCAGCTGGGAGGATTATCTGAGAGAAACGTCGTCCACGGCAGCTTCGCCGACTTGCTTCAAACAG GCCAGAATCCCGCCCTCCAACGACTTTAAAGCCGGTATGAAACTGGAGGCGCGGGACCCTCGCAACTCCAACTCTGTGTGCATCGCCACGGTGATGGGCATGATGGGCACTCGTCTGCGCCTGCGGCTGGACGGCAGCGACAACACCAACGACTTCTGGCGGCTGGTCGACTCGTCGGACATCCAGCCGATAGGGACCTGCGAGAGGACCGGAGACATGCTGCAGCCGCCGCTGG GTTTCAGGATGAACGCCTCCTCGTGGCCCATGTTTCTCCTGCGGACGCTGAGTGGAGCAGAGATGGCCCCCGCTTCTGCGTTTAAGAAg GAACCTTCGAGTCCCGCTAAAAACTACTTCCAGCCTGGTATGAAGCTGGAGGCGGTGGACAGGAAAAACCCTTACCTGATTTGCCCTGCCACAGTcggagaggtcagaggtcaggagaTCTTCGTCATGTTCGACGGCTGGCGAGGCGCCTTTGATTACTGGTGCCCTTTCGACTCCAGGGACATCTTCCCCGTCGGCTGGTGCACGCTGACCAAGCACAGCTTACAACCGCCTGGAAACTTCT TTACCCTCCCCGGTGCGCTCCTTGCTCCGGTTTCCGCCACCTCAGCCTCCCTCACGACGCGTCGCTCCTCgtccaactcctcctcctccatgcaGACCTCGTACAGACTGCCCAACCCCTTGCCGCCGCTTCCTGTCCGCAAGGGAGTCCGAGGTCGTCGTCCCAAATCCCAGACTATTGCTCTGTTGAAGGCAGCGGCGGAAGCGGCAGCGGCGGAAGCGGCtgcggcggcagcggcagcggcgtCAGTGAATGGAGCGTCGCAGAGTCCGGCCAGAACAAGCACTGAGGTTCAGCTGGCCCCTCGACCATACAAGAAGAGAGGGCCCAAGCCTAAGAACAAG AAGAAGCCTCGGGTGGCGCAGTCCCTGGGGTCAGCGTCAGTGGTTgcagctccgcctccagagACCAGGCTGAGCTCCAGCCACGTCTCAGgagacaacaacagcagcagcagcagctcaaatGTCGTTTGCACGG TTTGCGTCTATGTGAACAAACACGGGGACTACGGCCCCAATCTGGACCGAAAACTGGTACAGCAGCTCCCGGATCACTTTGGTCCGGCTCCAGTCAACGCTGTGCTTCAGCAGGCCGTTCAGGCGTGCGTGGACTGCACGTACCAGCCGTCGGTGCTGTTGTCGTTCCTACAGAGTCAGTCGCACACGGAAGGAGAGGTCATCAGAG TGCGGTCGGAGCACGGTATCCGCTATGTGAAGCTGCCCTCCGCCTCCAGTGCGTCCTCGGTGCTACGGTTCCTGGAGAACATGTGCCAACACCTGGAGAGCGACAGTCTTTTCAGCTCCCAGCCGTTCAGCCCTTATAACAACAACATACGCTTCTACAACAAAACTAAATCAG AACCTCCGTCCCACACTGAGAACGGCCTTTCCAAAGACGACTCCGTAAAAGATAGCGCCCCCAGCTCCCGCTCCATTCACAGTGCATCAGACTACAGAACAGCAAAGAAGGAGCGGCCATATTTCCCCGGACACACTGGACACACCCACACgtcgctgctgccgccgccgccgccgccgccgccacagcCGATACGACGCGTCAGCTCCAACCCAG CGAGTTCAACGACAGGACCAGACCATGTGAAACAGGACAAGGAAGCTTCAGGGAACAACGCGGCTTCCTGGTCTGTCGATGACGTCATACGGTTCGTCCAAGAGGCCGATCCCCACACTCTGGGCCCACACGTCGATCTCTTTAGGAAACAT GAGATTGACGGGAAGGCTCTGATGCTGCTGCGCAGTGATGTCATTATGAAGTACATGGGACTGAAGCTGGGCCCGGCGCTCAAACTCTGCCATCACATTGAGAAGCTGAAACAGACCAAACAGTag
- the LOC131459958 gene encoding polycomb protein SCMH1-like isoform X3: MGRTPHRDQKEEKKERRSSITAGSALDKSNEPFSWEDYLRETSSTAASPTCFKQARIPPSNDFKAGMKLEARDPRNSNSVCIATVMGMMGTRLRLRLDGSDNTNDFWRLVDSSDIQPIGTCERTGDMLQPPLGFRMNASSWPMFLLRTLSGAEMAPASAFKKEPSSPAKNYFQPGMKLEAVDRKNPYLICPATVGEVRGQEIFVMFDGWRGAFDYWCPFDSRDIFPVGWCTLTKHSLQPPGNFFTLPGALLAPVSATSASLTTRRSSSNSSSSMQTSYRLPNPLPPLPVRKGVRGRRPKSQTIALLKAAAEAAAAEAAAAAAAAASVNGASQSPARTSTEVQLAPRPYKKRGPKPKNKKPRVAQSLGSASVVAAPPPETRLSSSHVSGDNNSSSSSSNVVCTVCVYVNKHGDYGPNLDRKLVQQLPDHFGPAPVNAVLQQAVQACVDCTYQPSVLLSFLQSQSHTEGEVIRVRSEHGIRYVKLPSASSASSVLRFLENMCQHLESDSLFSSQPFSPYNNNIRFYNKTKSEPPSHTENGLSKDDSVKDSAPSSRSIHSASDYRTAKKERPYFPGHTGHTHTSLLPPPPPPPPQPIRRVSSNPGELGPVCTHRRVEAASSTTGPDHVKQDKEASGNNAASWSVDDVIRFVQEADPHTLGPHVDLFRKHEIDGKALMLLRSDVIMKYMGLKLGPALKLCHHIEKLKQTKQ; encoded by the exons ATGGGTCGAACTCCACACAGAG AtcaaaaagaggagaagaaggagagacgGAGCAGCATCACAGCGGGCTCTGCCCTCGACAAATCCAACG aaCCGTTCAGCTGGGAGGATTATCTGAGAGAAACGTCGTCCACGGCAGCTTCGCCGACTTGCTTCAAACAG GCCAGAATCCCGCCCTCCAACGACTTTAAAGCCGGTATGAAACTGGAGGCGCGGGACCCTCGCAACTCCAACTCTGTGTGCATCGCCACGGTGATGGGCATGATGGGCACTCGTCTGCGCCTGCGGCTGGACGGCAGCGACAACACCAACGACTTCTGGCGGCTGGTCGACTCGTCGGACATCCAGCCGATAGGGACCTGCGAGAGGACCGGAGACATGCTGCAGCCGCCGCTGG GTTTCAGGATGAACGCCTCCTCGTGGCCCATGTTTCTCCTGCGGACGCTGAGTGGAGCAGAGATGGCCCCCGCTTCTGCGTTTAAGAAg GAACCTTCGAGTCCCGCTAAAAACTACTTCCAGCCTGGTATGAAGCTGGAGGCGGTGGACAGGAAAAACCCTTACCTGATTTGCCCTGCCACAGTcggagaggtcagaggtcaggagaTCTTCGTCATGTTCGACGGCTGGCGAGGCGCCTTTGATTACTGGTGCCCTTTCGACTCCAGGGACATCTTCCCCGTCGGCTGGTGCACGCTGACCAAGCACAGCTTACAACCGCCTGGAAACTTCT TTACCCTCCCCGGTGCGCTCCTTGCTCCGGTTTCCGCCACCTCAGCCTCCCTCACGACGCGTCGCTCCTCgtccaactcctcctcctccatgcaGACCTCGTACAGACTGCCCAACCCCTTGCCGCCGCTTCCTGTCCGCAAGGGAGTCCGAGGTCGTCGTCCCAAATCCCAGACTATTGCTCTGTTGAAGGCAGCGGCGGAAGCGGCAGCGGCGGAAGCGGCtgcggcggcagcggcagcggcgtCAGTGAATGGAGCGTCGCAGAGTCCGGCCAGAACAAGCACTGAGGTTCAGCTGGCCCCTCGACCATACAAGAAGAGAGGGCCCAAGCCTAAGAACAAG AAGCCTCGGGTGGCGCAGTCCCTGGGGTCAGCGTCAGTGGTTgcagctccgcctccagagACCAGGCTGAGCTCCAGCCACGTCTCAGgagacaacaacagcagcagcagcagctcaaatGTCGTTTGCACGG TTTGCGTCTATGTGAACAAACACGGGGACTACGGCCCCAATCTGGACCGAAAACTGGTACAGCAGCTCCCGGATCACTTTGGTCCGGCTCCAGTCAACGCTGTGCTTCAGCAGGCCGTTCAGGCGTGCGTGGACTGCACGTACCAGCCGTCGGTGCTGTTGTCGTTCCTACAGAGTCAGTCGCACACGGAAGGAGAGGTCATCAGAG TGCGGTCGGAGCACGGTATCCGCTATGTGAAGCTGCCCTCCGCCTCCAGTGCGTCCTCGGTGCTACGGTTCCTGGAGAACATGTGCCAACACCTGGAGAGCGACAGTCTTTTCAGCTCCCAGCCGTTCAGCCCTTATAACAACAACATACGCTTCTACAACAAAACTAAATCAG AACCTCCGTCCCACACTGAGAACGGCCTTTCCAAAGACGACTCCGTAAAAGATAGCGCCCCCAGCTCCCGCTCCATTCACAGTGCATCAGACTACAGAACAGCAAAGAAGGAGCGGCCATATTTCCCCGGACACACTGGACACACCCACACgtcgctgctgccgccgccgccgccgccgccgccacagcCGATACGACGCGTCAGCTCCAACCCAGGTGAACTTGGCCCAGTGTGTACCCACAGAAGAGTGGAGG CAGCGAGTTCAACGACAGGACCAGACCATGTGAAACAGGACAAGGAAGCTTCAGGGAACAACGCGGCTTCCTGGTCTGTCGATGACGTCATACGGTTCGTCCAAGAGGCCGATCCCCACACTCTGGGCCCACACGTCGATCTCTTTAGGAAACAT GAGATTGACGGGAAGGCTCTGATGCTGCTGCGCAGTGATGTCATTATGAAGTACATGGGACTGAAGCTGGGCCCGGCGCTCAAACTCTGCCATCACATTGAGAAGCTGAAACAGACCAAACAGTag
- the LOC131459958 gene encoding polycomb protein SCMH1-like isoform X4: MGRTPHRDQKEEKKERRSSITAGSALDKSNEPFSWEDYLRETSSTAASPTCFKQARIPPSNDFKAGMKLEARDPRNSNSVCIATVMGMMGTRLRLRLDGSDNTNDFWRLVDSSDIQPIGTCERTGDMLQPPLGFRMNASSWPMFLLRTLSGAEMAPASAFKKEPSSPAKNYFQPGMKLEAVDRKNPYLICPATVGEVRGQEIFVMFDGWRGAFDYWCPFDSRDIFPVGWCTLTKHSLQPPGNFFTLPGALLAPVSATSASLTTRRSSSNSSSSMQTSYRLPNPLPPLPVRKGVRGRRPKSQTIALLKAAAEAAAAEAAAAAAAAASVNGASQSPARTSTEVQLAPRPYKKRGPKPKNKKKPRVAQSLGSASVVAAPPPETRLSSSHVSGDNNSSSSSSNVVCTVCVYVNKHGDYGPNLDRKLVQQLPDHFGPAPVNAVLQQAVQACVDCTYQPSVLLSFLQSQSHTEGEVIRVRSEHGIRYVKLPSASSASSVLRFLENMCQHLESDSLFSSQPFSPYNNNIRFYNKTKSEPPSHTENGLSKDDSVKDSAPSSRSIHSASDYRTAKKERPYFPGHTGHTHTSLLPPPPPPPPQPIRRVSSNPAASSTTGPDHVKQDKEASGNNAASWSVDDVIRFVQEADPHTLGPHVDLFRKHEIDGKALMLLRSDVIMKYMGLKLGPALKLCHHIEKLKQTKQ, from the exons ATGGGTCGAACTCCACACAGAG AtcaaaaagaggagaagaaggagagacgGAGCAGCATCACAGCGGGCTCTGCCCTCGACAAATCCAACG aaCCGTTCAGCTGGGAGGATTATCTGAGAGAAACGTCGTCCACGGCAGCTTCGCCGACTTGCTTCAAACAG GCCAGAATCCCGCCCTCCAACGACTTTAAAGCCGGTATGAAACTGGAGGCGCGGGACCCTCGCAACTCCAACTCTGTGTGCATCGCCACGGTGATGGGCATGATGGGCACTCGTCTGCGCCTGCGGCTGGACGGCAGCGACAACACCAACGACTTCTGGCGGCTGGTCGACTCGTCGGACATCCAGCCGATAGGGACCTGCGAGAGGACCGGAGACATGCTGCAGCCGCCGCTGG GTTTCAGGATGAACGCCTCCTCGTGGCCCATGTTTCTCCTGCGGACGCTGAGTGGAGCAGAGATGGCCCCCGCTTCTGCGTTTAAGAAg GAACCTTCGAGTCCCGCTAAAAACTACTTCCAGCCTGGTATGAAGCTGGAGGCGGTGGACAGGAAAAACCCTTACCTGATTTGCCCTGCCACAGTcggagaggtcagaggtcaggagaTCTTCGTCATGTTCGACGGCTGGCGAGGCGCCTTTGATTACTGGTGCCCTTTCGACTCCAGGGACATCTTCCCCGTCGGCTGGTGCACGCTGACCAAGCACAGCTTACAACCGCCTGGAAACTTCT TTACCCTCCCCGGTGCGCTCCTTGCTCCGGTTTCCGCCACCTCAGCCTCCCTCACGACGCGTCGCTCCTCgtccaactcctcctcctccatgcaGACCTCGTACAGACTGCCCAACCCCTTGCCGCCGCTTCCTGTCCGCAAGGGAGTCCGAGGTCGTCGTCCCAAATCCCAGACTATTGCTCTGTTGAAGGCAGCGGCGGAAGCGGCAGCGGCGGAAGCGGCtgcggcggcagcggcagcggcgtCAGTGAATGGAGCGTCGCAGAGTCCGGCCAGAACAAGCACTGAGGTTCAGCTGGCCCCTCGACCATACAAGAAGAGAGGGCCCAAGCCTAAGAACAAG AAGAAGCCTCGGGTGGCGCAGTCCCTGGGGTCAGCGTCAGTGGTTgcagctccgcctccagagACCAGGCTGAGCTCCAGCCACGTCTCAGgagacaacaacagcagcagcagcagctcaaatGTCGTTTGCACGG TTTGCGTCTATGTGAACAAACACGGGGACTACGGCCCCAATCTGGACCGAAAACTGGTACAGCAGCTCCCGGATCACTTTGGTCCGGCTCCAGTCAACGCTGTGCTTCAGCAGGCCGTTCAGGCGTGCGTGGACTGCACGTACCAGCCGTCGGTGCTGTTGTCGTTCCTACAGAGTCAGTCGCACACGGAAGGAGAGGTCATCAGAG TGCGGTCGGAGCACGGTATCCGCTATGTGAAGCTGCCCTCCGCCTCCAGTGCGTCCTCGGTGCTACGGTTCCTGGAGAACATGTGCCAACACCTGGAGAGCGACAGTCTTTTCAGCTCCCAGCCGTTCAGCCCTTATAACAACAACATACGCTTCTACAACAAAACTAAATCAG AACCTCCGTCCCACACTGAGAACGGCCTTTCCAAAGACGACTCCGTAAAAGATAGCGCCCCCAGCTCCCGCTCCATTCACAGTGCATCAGACTACAGAACAGCAAAGAAGGAGCGGCCATATTTCCCCGGACACACTGGACACACCCACACgtcgctgctgccgccgccgccgccgccgccgccacagcCGATACGACGCGTCAGCTCCAACCCAG CAGCGAGTTCAACGACAGGACCAGACCATGTGAAACAGGACAAGGAAGCTTCAGGGAACAACGCGGCTTCCTGGTCTGTCGATGACGTCATACGGTTCGTCCAAGAGGCCGATCCCCACACTCTGGGCCCACACGTCGATCTCTTTAGGAAACAT GAGATTGACGGGAAGGCTCTGATGCTGCTGCGCAGTGATGTCATTATGAAGTACATGGGACTGAAGCTGGGCCCGGCGCTCAAACTCTGCCATCACATTGAGAAGCTGAAACAGACCAAACAGTag
- the LOC131459958 gene encoding polycomb protein SCMH1-like isoform X2: MGRTPHRDQKEEKKERRSSITAGSALDKSNEPFSWEDYLRETSSTAASPTCFKQARIPPSNDFKAGMKLEARDPRNSNSVCIATVMGMMGTRLRLRLDGSDNTNDFWRLVDSSDIQPIGTCERTGDMLQPPLGFRMNASSWPMFLLRTLSGAEMAPASAFKKEPSSPAKNYFQPGMKLEAVDRKNPYLICPATVGEVRGQEIFVMFDGWRGAFDYWCPFDSRDIFPVGWCTLTKHSLQPPGNFFTLPGALLAPVSATSASLTTRRSSSNSSSSMQTSYRLPNPLPPLPVRKGVRGRRPKSQTIALLKAAAEAAAAEAAAAAAAAASVNGASQSPARTSTEVQLAPRPYKKRGPKPKNKKKPRVAQSLGSASVVAAPPPETRLSSSHVSGDNNSSSSSSNVVCTVCVYVNKHGDYGPNLDRKLVQQLPDHFGPAPVNAVLQQAVQACVDCTYQPSVLLSFLQSQSHTEGEVIRVRSEHGIRYVKLPSASSASSVLRFLENMCQHLESDSLFSSQPFSPYNNNIRFYNKTKSEPPSHTENGLSKDDSVKDSAPSSRSIHSASDYRTAKKERPYFPGHTGHTHTSLLPPPPPPPPQPIRRVSSNPGELGPVCTHRRVEASSTTGPDHVKQDKEASGNNAASWSVDDVIRFVQEADPHTLGPHVDLFRKHEIDGKALMLLRSDVIMKYMGLKLGPALKLCHHIEKLKQTKQ, translated from the exons ATGGGTCGAACTCCACACAGAG AtcaaaaagaggagaagaaggagagacgGAGCAGCATCACAGCGGGCTCTGCCCTCGACAAATCCAACG aaCCGTTCAGCTGGGAGGATTATCTGAGAGAAACGTCGTCCACGGCAGCTTCGCCGACTTGCTTCAAACAG GCCAGAATCCCGCCCTCCAACGACTTTAAAGCCGGTATGAAACTGGAGGCGCGGGACCCTCGCAACTCCAACTCTGTGTGCATCGCCACGGTGATGGGCATGATGGGCACTCGTCTGCGCCTGCGGCTGGACGGCAGCGACAACACCAACGACTTCTGGCGGCTGGTCGACTCGTCGGACATCCAGCCGATAGGGACCTGCGAGAGGACCGGAGACATGCTGCAGCCGCCGCTGG GTTTCAGGATGAACGCCTCCTCGTGGCCCATGTTTCTCCTGCGGACGCTGAGTGGAGCAGAGATGGCCCCCGCTTCTGCGTTTAAGAAg GAACCTTCGAGTCCCGCTAAAAACTACTTCCAGCCTGGTATGAAGCTGGAGGCGGTGGACAGGAAAAACCCTTACCTGATTTGCCCTGCCACAGTcggagaggtcagaggtcaggagaTCTTCGTCATGTTCGACGGCTGGCGAGGCGCCTTTGATTACTGGTGCCCTTTCGACTCCAGGGACATCTTCCCCGTCGGCTGGTGCACGCTGACCAAGCACAGCTTACAACCGCCTGGAAACTTCT TTACCCTCCCCGGTGCGCTCCTTGCTCCGGTTTCCGCCACCTCAGCCTCCCTCACGACGCGTCGCTCCTCgtccaactcctcctcctccatgcaGACCTCGTACAGACTGCCCAACCCCTTGCCGCCGCTTCCTGTCCGCAAGGGAGTCCGAGGTCGTCGTCCCAAATCCCAGACTATTGCTCTGTTGAAGGCAGCGGCGGAAGCGGCAGCGGCGGAAGCGGCtgcggcggcagcggcagcggcgtCAGTGAATGGAGCGTCGCAGAGTCCGGCCAGAACAAGCACTGAGGTTCAGCTGGCCCCTCGACCATACAAGAAGAGAGGGCCCAAGCCTAAGAACAAG AAGAAGCCTCGGGTGGCGCAGTCCCTGGGGTCAGCGTCAGTGGTTgcagctccgcctccagagACCAGGCTGAGCTCCAGCCACGTCTCAGgagacaacaacagcagcagcagcagctcaaatGTCGTTTGCACGG TTTGCGTCTATGTGAACAAACACGGGGACTACGGCCCCAATCTGGACCGAAAACTGGTACAGCAGCTCCCGGATCACTTTGGTCCGGCTCCAGTCAACGCTGTGCTTCAGCAGGCCGTTCAGGCGTGCGTGGACTGCACGTACCAGCCGTCGGTGCTGTTGTCGTTCCTACAGAGTCAGTCGCACACGGAAGGAGAGGTCATCAGAG TGCGGTCGGAGCACGGTATCCGCTATGTGAAGCTGCCCTCCGCCTCCAGTGCGTCCTCGGTGCTACGGTTCCTGGAGAACATGTGCCAACACCTGGAGAGCGACAGTCTTTTCAGCTCCCAGCCGTTCAGCCCTTATAACAACAACATACGCTTCTACAACAAAACTAAATCAG AACCTCCGTCCCACACTGAGAACGGCCTTTCCAAAGACGACTCCGTAAAAGATAGCGCCCCCAGCTCCCGCTCCATTCACAGTGCATCAGACTACAGAACAGCAAAGAAGGAGCGGCCATATTTCCCCGGACACACTGGACACACCCACACgtcgctgctgccgccgccgccgccgccgccgccacagcCGATACGACGCGTCAGCTCCAACCCAGGTGAACTTGGCCCAGTGTGTACCCACAGAAGAGTGGAGG CGAGTTCAACGACAGGACCAGACCATGTGAAACAGGACAAGGAAGCTTCAGGGAACAACGCGGCTTCCTGGTCTGTCGATGACGTCATACGGTTCGTCCAAGAGGCCGATCCCCACACTCTGGGCCCACACGTCGATCTCTTTAGGAAACAT GAGATTGACGGGAAGGCTCTGATGCTGCTGCGCAGTGATGTCATTATGAAGTACATGGGACTGAAGCTGGGCCCGGCGCTCAAACTCTGCCATCACATTGAGAAGCTGAAACAGACCAAACAGTag
- the LOC131459958 gene encoding polycomb protein SCMH1-like isoform X1 → MGRTPHRDQKEEKKERRSSITAGSALDKSNEPFSWEDYLRETSSTAASPTCFKQARIPPSNDFKAGMKLEARDPRNSNSVCIATVMGMMGTRLRLRLDGSDNTNDFWRLVDSSDIQPIGTCERTGDMLQPPLGFRMNASSWPMFLLRTLSGAEMAPASAFKKEPSSPAKNYFQPGMKLEAVDRKNPYLICPATVGEVRGQEIFVMFDGWRGAFDYWCPFDSRDIFPVGWCTLTKHSLQPPGNFFTLPGALLAPVSATSASLTTRRSSSNSSSSMQTSYRLPNPLPPLPVRKGVRGRRPKSQTIALLKAAAEAAAAEAAAAAAAAASVNGASQSPARTSTEVQLAPRPYKKRGPKPKNKKKPRVAQSLGSASVVAAPPPETRLSSSHVSGDNNSSSSSSNVVCTVCVYVNKHGDYGPNLDRKLVQQLPDHFGPAPVNAVLQQAVQACVDCTYQPSVLLSFLQSQSHTEGEVIRVRSEHGIRYVKLPSASSASSVLRFLENMCQHLESDSLFSSQPFSPYNNNIRFYNKTKSEPPSHTENGLSKDDSVKDSAPSSRSIHSASDYRTAKKERPYFPGHTGHTHTSLLPPPPPPPPQPIRRVSSNPGELGPVCTHRRVEAASSTTGPDHVKQDKEASGNNAASWSVDDVIRFVQEADPHTLGPHVDLFRKHEIDGKALMLLRSDVIMKYMGLKLGPALKLCHHIEKLKQTKQ, encoded by the exons ATGGGTCGAACTCCACACAGAG AtcaaaaagaggagaagaaggagagacgGAGCAGCATCACAGCGGGCTCTGCCCTCGACAAATCCAACG aaCCGTTCAGCTGGGAGGATTATCTGAGAGAAACGTCGTCCACGGCAGCTTCGCCGACTTGCTTCAAACAG GCCAGAATCCCGCCCTCCAACGACTTTAAAGCCGGTATGAAACTGGAGGCGCGGGACCCTCGCAACTCCAACTCTGTGTGCATCGCCACGGTGATGGGCATGATGGGCACTCGTCTGCGCCTGCGGCTGGACGGCAGCGACAACACCAACGACTTCTGGCGGCTGGTCGACTCGTCGGACATCCAGCCGATAGGGACCTGCGAGAGGACCGGAGACATGCTGCAGCCGCCGCTGG GTTTCAGGATGAACGCCTCCTCGTGGCCCATGTTTCTCCTGCGGACGCTGAGTGGAGCAGAGATGGCCCCCGCTTCTGCGTTTAAGAAg GAACCTTCGAGTCCCGCTAAAAACTACTTCCAGCCTGGTATGAAGCTGGAGGCGGTGGACAGGAAAAACCCTTACCTGATTTGCCCTGCCACAGTcggagaggtcagaggtcaggagaTCTTCGTCATGTTCGACGGCTGGCGAGGCGCCTTTGATTACTGGTGCCCTTTCGACTCCAGGGACATCTTCCCCGTCGGCTGGTGCACGCTGACCAAGCACAGCTTACAACCGCCTGGAAACTTCT TTACCCTCCCCGGTGCGCTCCTTGCTCCGGTTTCCGCCACCTCAGCCTCCCTCACGACGCGTCGCTCCTCgtccaactcctcctcctccatgcaGACCTCGTACAGACTGCCCAACCCCTTGCCGCCGCTTCCTGTCCGCAAGGGAGTCCGAGGTCGTCGTCCCAAATCCCAGACTATTGCTCTGTTGAAGGCAGCGGCGGAAGCGGCAGCGGCGGAAGCGGCtgcggcggcagcggcagcggcgtCAGTGAATGGAGCGTCGCAGAGTCCGGCCAGAACAAGCACTGAGGTTCAGCTGGCCCCTCGACCATACAAGAAGAGAGGGCCCAAGCCTAAGAACAAG AAGAAGCCTCGGGTGGCGCAGTCCCTGGGGTCAGCGTCAGTGGTTgcagctccgcctccagagACCAGGCTGAGCTCCAGCCACGTCTCAGgagacaacaacagcagcagcagcagctcaaatGTCGTTTGCACGG TTTGCGTCTATGTGAACAAACACGGGGACTACGGCCCCAATCTGGACCGAAAACTGGTACAGCAGCTCCCGGATCACTTTGGTCCGGCTCCAGTCAACGCTGTGCTTCAGCAGGCCGTTCAGGCGTGCGTGGACTGCACGTACCAGCCGTCGGTGCTGTTGTCGTTCCTACAGAGTCAGTCGCACACGGAAGGAGAGGTCATCAGAG TGCGGTCGGAGCACGGTATCCGCTATGTGAAGCTGCCCTCCGCCTCCAGTGCGTCCTCGGTGCTACGGTTCCTGGAGAACATGTGCCAACACCTGGAGAGCGACAGTCTTTTCAGCTCCCAGCCGTTCAGCCCTTATAACAACAACATACGCTTCTACAACAAAACTAAATCAG AACCTCCGTCCCACACTGAGAACGGCCTTTCCAAAGACGACTCCGTAAAAGATAGCGCCCCCAGCTCCCGCTCCATTCACAGTGCATCAGACTACAGAACAGCAAAGAAGGAGCGGCCATATTTCCCCGGACACACTGGACACACCCACACgtcgctgctgccgccgccgccgccgccgccgccacagcCGATACGACGCGTCAGCTCCAACCCAGGTGAACTTGGCCCAGTGTGTACCCACAGAAGAGTGGAGG CAGCGAGTTCAACGACAGGACCAGACCATGTGAAACAGGACAAGGAAGCTTCAGGGAACAACGCGGCTTCCTGGTCTGTCGATGACGTCATACGGTTCGTCCAAGAGGCCGATCCCCACACTCTGGGCCCACACGTCGATCTCTTTAGGAAACAT GAGATTGACGGGAAGGCTCTGATGCTGCTGCGCAGTGATGTCATTATGAAGTACATGGGACTGAAGCTGGGCCCGGCGCTCAAACTCTGCCATCACATTGAGAAGCTGAAACAGACCAAACAGTag